In Populus alba chromosome 1, ASM523922v2, whole genome shotgun sequence, a single window of DNA contains:
- the LOC118063577 gene encoding protein GRAVITROPIC IN THE LIGHT 1 yields the protein MDSVKPSAVTSKKSKFARNVAKVIQLRAATGIAPVDGVQKVVSQEEVKHDKHHRKSAASRPQPFDINNIEEHQKGLALEALVAKMFASVSCVKAAYAQLQYSQSPYDADGIQAADQFVVSELKNLSELKQCYIKKQFDPSPETALVLADVQEQKSLSKTYEIMGKKLESQLRLKESEITYLREKMEESSRQNRLLEKRLNKSGHLSMPDNLRLPGLSPSHFITVLRHTVKSIRSFVKLMIDEMKSTGWDLDAAAKCIVSDVAYRRADDKCFAFESFVSREMFDGFHLSNFSPQKESPPEKKNQQQLFFKRFAELKSTKATEYIAHKPKSTFAKFCRSKYLQLIHPQMETSFFGNLSKRSLLNSGEFPDTIFFTTFAEMARRVWLLHCLAFSFDPEASIFQVRRGCRFSEVYMEGVAEDALLSSENAPDVDPSVAFTVVPGFRIGKTVIQCQVYLSPLQAKVNRG from the coding sequence ATGGATTCTGTAAAACCATCGGCGGTGACTTCGAAGAAGAGTAAATTTGCACGCAACGTAGCCAAAGTTATTCAACTTCGAGCAGCAACTGGGATTGCTCCTGTTGATGGGGTTCAGAAAGTTGTGTCCCAAGAAGAGGTCAAGCATGATAAGCATCACCGTAAGAGTGCAGCTAGCCGGCCTCAGccatttgatattaataatattgaagAACATCAAAAAGGTTTGGCCTTGGAAGCACTTGTTGCCAAAATGTTCGCTAGCGTTTCATGTGTTAAAGCTGCGTATGCCCAGTTACAGTATTCTCAGTCTCCTTATGATGCTGATGGGATTCAAGCAGCTGATCAATTTGTAGTCTCGGAGTTGAAGAATCTGTCCGAGTTGAAGCAGTGCTATATAAAGAAACAGTTTGATCCTTCTCCCGAGACTGCTCTGGTTTTGGCTGACGTTCAGGAGCAGAAGAGTCTTTCAAAGACCTATGAGATAATGGGGAAGAAATTGGAGTCTCAGTTAAGGCTCAAGGAGTCTGAAATCACGTATCTGAGAGAAAAAATGGAGGAATCTAGTAGACAAAACCGATTACTTGAGAAGAGGTTAAATAAAAGTGGACATTTATCTATGCCTGACAATCTACGGCTACCAGGCTTAAGTCCAAGCCATTTCATTACAGTTCTTCGACATACAGTGAAGTCTATTCGAAGCTTTGTTAAGTTGATGATTGATGAGATGAAATCTACCGGCTGGGATCTAGATGCTGCAGCCAAATGTATTGTATCTGATGTGGCTTACCGGAGAGCAGATGATAAATGTTTTGCTTTCGAAAGCTTCGTAAGCAGAGAGATGTTCGATGGTTTCCATTTGAGTAATTTCTCTCCCCAAAAAGAATCTCCACCAGAGAAAAAGAATCAGCAACAGTTGTTTTTCAAGAGATTCGCTGAACTAAAATCAACGAAAGCAACCGAATACATTGCCCACAAGCCCAAATCAACATTTGCAAAATTTTGTCGTTCCAAGTATTTGCAGCTTATTCACCCTCAGATGGAAACATCCTTTTTTGGCAACTTGAGTAAAAGAAGCCTCCTGAATTCAGGTGAATTTCCtgacactattttttttaccacaTTTGCGGAAATGGCTAGGCGGGTCTGGCTTCTACATTGCCTGGCCTTTTCCTTCGATCCTGAAGCCTCAATCTTCCAAGTCCGTAGAGGGTGTCGTTTCTCCGAAGTTTACATGGAAGGTGTCGCCGAGGATGCACTTCTTTCTTCAGAAAATGCACCGGACGTCGATCCATCAGTTGCATTCACTGTAGTTCCTGGGTTCAGGATTGGTAAAACTGTTATTCAGTGCCAGGTTTATCTCTCTCCGCTACAGGCTAAGGTAAACCGTGGATAA